A segment of the Mycobacterium intracellulare ATCC 13950 genome:
CGGGCCCATCCCGTATCGGCGCCTACCAACGGCGCGGCGCCGTGTCGACCCTGCTGAGGGTGGGGCAATACGTTCCCTACCAACAGGTCTGGAACCTGACCGGACAGCCCGCCGCGGTGGTTCCCTGGGACCTCGACGCAGACGGGATGCCGATGTCGGTCCAACTCGTCGGCCGGCCTTATGACGAAGCGACGCTGTTGTCGCTGTCGGCGCAGATCGAAGCCGCTCGACCGTGGGCCCTTCGCCGGCCGCCGGTGTCATGAGAGCGGACGGGCCTCCGCAACCACTGCCCAAGCCGCGAGCTTGGCGCCCGGCGGCGCCGCGCTCGCGATCGGCTTGATCTACGCGCGCCGACCCGCTTCGCCCGGCGGCGCCGCGCTCGCGATCGGCGCCCACGCCGCGAGCTTGGCGCCCGGCCGCATCACGTGGGCCGGGCTGGTCGACGGCAGCCGGTGGCACTGGATCTCGTCGGGCGACACCACCCGCCGGCGGTAGAGCTCGGCGGCCTTGGCGCCGTTGAAGTACACCGCCGTGATGGCGGGGTAGTCGGCGAAGAACGCGCCAAAATCGTTGACCGTCAGGCTGGTTGGATCGATGGCCGAGTCGGAACTGCCGCGGCGGCGGCACGTGTGAAGAACATCCCAAAGCGCAATTCCGTGGGATTGCAGTCCCGCCAGGCGCCTGTCGTAGGGCGCGGCGGCGTCGAAGCCGAAAAGCTCACCGGTGATCGACCAGAACGCGTTGCGTGGATTGGCGTAGTACTGGTCCGCCACCAGTGATTGCGCACTGGGAAACGACCCCAGAATCAGCGTCCTGGCGCGCTCGTCGACGACCGGCGGGAATCCCCGCAGCAACGGTGTGCTCATCACCTCACATCATGCCGCGCCCGCGTTGTACGTTGGCGACGTGCACGACGGGGACGACCACACCATCGACGACCTGCTCGAAGGGCTCGAGGGAACCGCGCGCACGGAACGGGCCGAACTGGTGCGGTGGCTCTTCGAGCAGGGCATCACCGCCGAGGAGATCCGGGCGACCAACCCGCCTCTGTTGCTGGCCACCCGCCACATCATCGGCGACGACGGCACGTACGTGTCGACGCGGGAGATCAGCGAGACCCACGGCATCGACCTGGGACTGCTGCAGCGTGTGCAACGCGCCATCGGTCTGGTCCGCGTCGACGACCCCGACGCGGCCGTTCACATGCGCGCCGACGGCGAGGCCGCCGCCTTCACCCAGCGGTTCGTCGAGCTGGGCCTGGACCCCGAGCACGTGATTCTCGTGGTCCGGGTGCTCGCCGAAGGTCTGTCGCGGACCGCCGAGGTCATGCGGTACTCGGCGCTTTCGGCGATCATGCGCCCGGGCGCCAGCGAGCTCGAAATCGCCCAAGCCTCAAAGGCTTTGGTGACCAAAATCGCGCCCATGCTGGGCCCGATGATCCAGCACATGCTGTTCATGCAGCTGCGCCACATGATGGAGACCGAAGCGGTCAACGCCGCCGAGCGCGCCGCTGGCAAGCCGCTGCCGGGCGCGCGCCAAATCAGCGTCGCCTTCGCCGACCTGGTCGGCTTCACCCGGATCGGTGAGGCGGTCACGCCCGAAGAGCTGGGGCATCTGGCCAACCGGCTGGCCATCCTCGCCCGCGACATGACCGTTCCTCCGGTGCGTTTCATCAAGACCATCGGCGACGCGGTGATGTTCGTCTGCCCCGAGCCGCAACCGTTGCTCGACGTCGTCCTGAAACTGGTCGAAGCCGTCGACTCTGACAACGACTTCCCTCGGCTGCGGGCGGGCGTGGCCTCCGGCATGGCGGTGAGCCGTGCCGGCGATTGGTTCGGCAGTCCGGTCAACGTGGCGAGCCGTGTCACGAGCGTGGCGCGCCCGGGCACGGTCCTGGCGGCGGATTCGGTGTGGGAGGTCATCGGGGAGCGCGGTGAGTTTTCGGCATCGTTCGCGGGCTCCC
Coding sequences within it:
- a CDS encoding DNA-deoxyinosine glycosylase: MSTPLLRGFPPVVDERARTLILGSFPSAQSLVADQYYANPRNAFWSITGELFGFDAAAPYDRRLAGLQSHGIALWDVLHTCRRRGSSDSAIDPTSLTVNDFGAFFADYPAITAVYFNGAKAAELYRRRVVSPDEIQCHRLPSTSPAHVMRPGAKLAAWAPIASAAPPGEAGRRA
- a CDS encoding adenylate/guanylate cyclase domain-containing protein — protein: MHDGDDHTIDDLLEGLEGTARTERAELVRWLFEQGITAEEIRATNPPLLLATRHIIGDDGTYVSTREISETHGIDLGLLQRVQRAIGLVRVDDPDAAVHMRADGEAAAFTQRFVELGLDPEHVILVVRVLAEGLSRTAEVMRYSALSAIMRPGASELEIAQASKALVTKIAPMLGPMIQHMLFMQLRHMMETEAVNAAERAAGKPLPGARQISVAFADLVGFTRIGEAVTPEELGHLANRLAILARDMTVPPVRFIKTIGDAVMFVCPEPQPLLDVVLKLVEAVDSDNDFPRLRAGVASGMAVSRAGDWFGSPVNVASRVTSVARPGTVLAADSVWEVIGERGEFSASFAGSRHLKGIKGEVKLFRIRRGDAED